One part of the Gammaproteobacteria bacterium genome encodes these proteins:
- the gmk gene encoding guanylate kinase, with the protein MPLNGTSIPPREGFVPGTLFIVSAPSGAGKTSLVRALLADDTGVSVSVSFTTRPPRAGEREGIDYHFVERERFLAMIEAGEFLEHAEVFGNYYGTGRMEVASRLAQGSDVILEIDWQGAQQVRQAFPEAVGIFILPPSGEVLRERLNGRGKDAPAVIERRLQAAVEEISHYSEYDFIVINDHFEAALADLRAILRAERLRLSLQAERHQALLQGLLK; encoded by the coding sequence ATGCCATTGAACGGTACGTCAATCCCTCCGCGCGAAGGTTTCGTCCCCGGCACGCTGTTCATCGTGTCGGCGCCCTCGGGCGCGGGCAAGACCAGCCTGGTGCGGGCGCTGCTGGCCGATGACACCGGAGTCTCGGTGTCGGTCTCGTTCACCACGCGTCCGCCGCGGGCCGGTGAGCGCGAGGGCATCGACTATCATTTCGTGGAGCGCGAGCGCTTCCTCGCCATGATCGAGGCGGGCGAGTTTCTGGAACACGCCGAGGTGTTCGGCAATTACTACGGTACCGGACGGATGGAGGTGGCGTCCCGGCTCGCGCAGGGCTCCGATGTCATCCTGGAGATCGACTGGCAGGGCGCCCAGCAGGTGCGCCAGGCCTTTCCGGAGGCGGTCGGGATCTTCATCCTGCCGCCCTCGGGCGAGGTGCTGCGCGAACGCCTGAATGGCCGCGGGAAGGATGCCCCGGCCGTCATAGAGCGCCGCCTGCAGGCCGCGGTCGAGGAGATATCCCATTATTCCGAGTACGATTTCATCGTCATCAACGATCATTTCGAGGCGGCGCTGGCCGATCTGCGCGCCATCCTGCGCGCCGAGCGCCTGCGCCTCTCGCTGCAGGCGGAGCGTCACCAGGCCCTGCTGCAGGGGCTGCTGAAATAA
- a CDS encoding Ig-like domain-containing protein, with the protein MSGINTATAIVTGTHHSCTSLSDGTMKCWGAYPFESAVKSVVPVTVVGVDSLSAIAAGSFQNLALLQDGTLKFWGDTPVPVVGSFTSPVLAIDTMDHNLALLADGTVHYWYDTNNVNNNGIVKGIGVVWSSSDEAVATVDLDGTVHGLNNGVTTITATVGNISGSIGLSVGNVVIPSYTIGGDVSGLVGTLVLQNNGGDDLSVSANGGVVFDAALTNGSTYAVTVQAQPAGQTCVVDGGSGSVNGANVVNVHVVCANDTHTIGGVISGLSGTLVLQNNGADDLPLSANGDFIFSTPLSAGAGYSIAISQQPDGYVCAVSDGVGAMGTADIVDVTVTCLLAATNADNDEGGGGAVDFLLLSGLILSLMIRSRQFRVQAVRKCH; encoded by the coding sequence GTGAGCGGCATAAATACAGCTACTGCAATAGTGACGGGGACGCATCATAGTTGCACTTCACTGAGCGACGGTACGATGAAATGCTGGGGGGCGTACCCATTTGAAAGCGCGGTCAAATCTGTTGTGCCGGTAACGGTGGTTGGGGTCGACTCGCTGTCAGCAATCGCTGCCGGAAGTTTTCAGAACCTGGCACTTCTTCAGGACGGTACATTGAAATTCTGGGGAGATACCCCGGTCCCAGTTGTGGGGAGCTTCACTTCACCTGTGTTGGCAATCGATACGATGGATCACAATCTTGCGCTGCTTGCTGATGGCACTGTGCACTACTGGTACGACACCAATAACGTAAATAACAACGGGATTGTGAAGGGGATAGGGGTTGTCTGGAGTAGCAGTGATGAAGCGGTTGCGACTGTGGATCTGGATGGAACGGTTCATGGGTTGAACAATGGCGTTACGACCATTACAGCAACGGTGGGGAATATAAGCGGTAGTATTGGGCTCTCCGTCGGCAATGTGGTTATTCCGAGTTACACCATAGGTGGTGACGTTTCCGGCTTGGTCGGTACTTTGGTGTTGCAGAACAACGGTGGCGATGACCTTTCGGTTTCCGCAAACGGGGGGGTTGTTTTTGACGCAGCCCTTACCAATGGCAGTACGTACGCTGTCACGGTGCAGGCGCAACCGGCCGGCCAGACTTGCGTGGTCGATGGGGGGTCTGGATCAGTCAATGGAGCCAACGTTGTCAACGTGCACGTGGTCTGCGCCAATGATACCCATACGATCGGAGGCGTGATTTCCGGGTTGAGTGGTACGCTTGTGCTGCAAAATAACGGCGCAGACGACCTGCCTCTTTCGGCGAACGGCGATTTTATCTTCTCCACGCCTCTGTCTGCCGGGGCAGGCTACAGTATCGCTATCTCGCAACAGCCTGATGGGTATGTCTGCGCGGTATCAGATGGTGTTGGTGCCATGGGAACTGCTGACATTGTTGATGTAACTGTCACATGCCTGCTCGCAGCCACCAATGCTGATAATGATGAAGGTGGCGGAGGGGCGGTGGATTTTCTGCTATTGAGTGGGCTGATTCTGAGTTTAATGATTCGATCACGTCAATTCCGAGTACAAGCAGTGAGGAAATGCCATTGA
- the spoT gene encoding bifunctional GTP diphosphokinase/guanosine-3',5'-bis pyrophosphate 3'-pyrophosphohydrolase — protein MLDDLCAVLAAYLSADQIDEVRRAHQFSARAHLGQQRLSGEPYISHPLAVARILAEMRLNTECIVAAILHDVLEDTPVTKEQIAVEFGAEVAELVDGVSKLTQIEFETRREAQAENFRKMLLAMVQDIRVIIIKLADRLHNMRTLTACSPETRRRIAHETLEIYAPIANRLGMNTIRTELQELGFAEYYPARHRVLAESVRKARGNRREIVGKIKDAIEQRLAQEGLAGRVVGREKHLYSIYEKMRVKRLSFSEVFDVYAFRVIVDSVDSCYRALGMVHNLYKPVPGRFKDYIAIPKANGYQSLHTVLFGPYGVHIEVQIRSEDMEMVSEAGVAAHWLYKLGDGGPASSGAQKRAREWMSGLLEIQKNAGNSLEFLENVKIDLFPDEVYVFTPRGKIMALPRGATPVDFAYAVHTDIGNTCVAAKIDRRLAPLSTTLSSGQTVEIITSPGGARPNPAWLNFVVTGKARATIRNYLKNLKREESIEVGRRLLDQALLKAYSSSIADLDPDKVRILLAEFKSPGLDHLFEEIGLGNRLAPLVVKRLMEVLTAEKARSRVRPGGIKNVITRYMPAWLGGSRTPTRPLSIKGTEGMVVTFAKCCYPIPGDAIQGFASAGRGVVIHTESCKNIKEFRNQPEKWIDVQWEPGIQGEFPVEIRVEALNRRGVLATVAAAIAGMDVNINNVSIDEHDGSHSSIAFNIGVQNRVHLARVMRRIRTLDGVVKIYRKKA, from the coding sequence TTGCTCGACGATCTGTGCGCCGTCCTGGCGGCGTATCTCAGCGCGGACCAGATCGATGAGGTGAGGCGGGCGCACCAGTTCAGCGCCCGCGCCCATCTCGGCCAGCAGCGCCTCTCGGGCGAGCCCTACATCAGCCATCCGCTCGCGGTGGCGCGCATCCTCGCCGAGATGCGCCTCAACACCGAGTGCATCGTCGCCGCGATCCTGCACGACGTGCTCGAGGACACGCCCGTCACCAAGGAGCAGATCGCCGTGGAGTTCGGCGCCGAGGTGGCGGAGCTGGTCGACGGCGTCAGCAAGCTGACCCAGATCGAATTCGAGACCCGCCGCGAGGCGCAGGCGGAGAACTTCCGCAAGATGCTCCTCGCCATGGTGCAGGACATCCGCGTCATCATCATCAAGCTCGCCGACCGCCTGCACAACATGCGCACGCTGACCGCGTGCTCGCCCGAGACCCGCCGCCGCATCGCGCACGAGACGCTGGAGATCTACGCGCCGATCGCCAACCGTCTGGGCATGAACACCATCCGCACCGAACTGCAGGAACTCGGCTTCGCCGAATACTACCCGGCGCGTCATCGCGTGCTGGCCGAGTCGGTGCGCAAGGCGCGCGGCAACCGGCGCGAGATCGTCGGCAAGATCAAGGACGCGATCGAGCAGCGCCTGGCCCAGGAAGGGCTGGCGGGCCGGGTGGTCGGACGCGAGAAACACCTCTACAGCATCTACGAGAAGATGCGCGTCAAGCGCCTGAGCTTCTCCGAGGTGTTCGACGTCTACGCCTTCCGCGTCATCGTCGACAGCGTCGACAGTTGTTACCGCGCGCTCGGCATGGTGCACAATCTGTACAAGCCGGTGCCGGGCCGCTTCAAGGACTACATCGCGATCCCGAAGGCGAACGGCTATCAGTCCCTGCACACCGTGCTGTTCGGTCCCTACGGCGTGCACATCGAGGTGCAGATCCGTTCCGAGGACATGGAGATGGTGTCCGAGGCCGGCGTCGCCGCGCACTGGCTGTACAAGCTGGGCGACGGCGGTCCGGCCAGCAGCGGGGCGCAGAAGCGCGCGCGCGAGTGGATGAGCGGACTGCTCGAGATCCAGAAGAACGCCGGCAACTCGCTCGAATTCCTCGAGAACGTCAAGATCGACCTGTTCCCGGACGAGGTCTACGTGTTCACGCCGCGCGGTAAGATCATGGCGTTGCCGCGCGGCGCGACCCCGGTGGATTTTGCCTACGCCGTGCATACCGACATCGGCAACACCTGCGTGGCCGCCAAGATCGACCGCCGCCTGGCGCCGCTGTCCACCACCCTGTCGAGCGGACAGACCGTCGAGATCATCACCTCGCCCGGCGGGGCGCGGCCCAATCCGGCCTGGCTCAATTTCGTGGTGACGGGCAAGGCGCGCGCCACGATCCGCAATTATCTCAAGAACCTCAAGCGCGAGGAGTCGATCGAGGTCGGCCGTCGCCTGCTGGATCAGGCCCTGCTGAAGGCCTATTCCAGTTCCATCGCCGATCTCGATCCCGACAAGGTGCGCATCCTGCTGGCGGAGTTCAAGTCGCCCGGGCTGGATCACCTGTTCGAGGAGATCGGTCTCGGCAACCGCCTGGCGCCGCTGGTGGTCAAGCGCCTGATGGAGGTGTTGACCGCGGAGAAGGCGCGCAGCCGCGTGCGGCCCGGCGGCATCAAGAACGTGATCACGCGCTACATGCCGGCCTGGCTGGGCGGGTCGCGCACGCCGACGCGGCCGCTGTCCATCAAGGGCACCGAAGGCATGGTGGTGACCTTCGCGAAATGCTGTTATCCGATCCCGGGCGATGCCATCCAGGGTTTCGCCTCGGCCGGTCGCGGCGTGGTGATCCATACCGAGTCGTGCAAGAACATCAAGGAATTCCGCAACCAGCCCGAGAAGTGGATCGACGTCCAGTGGGAGCCGGGCATCCAGGGCGAGTTCCCGGTCGAGATCCGCGTCGAGGCGCTCAACCGCCGCGGCGTGCTCGCCACCGTCGCGGCCGCGATCGCGGGGATGGACGTCAACATCAACAATGTCTCGATCGACGAGCACGACGGCAGTCACAGCAGCATCGCCTTCAACATCGGGGTGCAGAACCGCGTGCATCTGGCGCGCGTGATGCGCCGCATCCGCACGCTGGATGGCGTGGTCAAGATCTATCGCAAAAAGGCCTGA
- the rpoZ gene encoding DNA-directed RNA polymerase subunit omega, translating into MARITVEDCLDHIPNRFDLVLVASKRARQLSKGREPTLPWDNDKPTVLALREIAEGNVDFSILHEASARAELDEAVTEQDDFRQRLEQELQQELQQEFRQEVPAQRDDQDLED; encoded by the coding sequence ATGGCACGCATCACCGTAGAAGACTGTCTCGATCACATCCCCAACCGCTTCGATCTCGTGCTGGTCGCCAGCAAGCGCGCGCGCCAGCTCAGCAAGGGCAGGGAGCCGACGCTGCCCTGGGACAACGACAAGCCGACCGTGCTCGCGCTGCGCGAGATCGCCGAGGGCAACGTGGATTTCTCGATCCTGCACGAGGCCAGCGCGCGCGCGGAGCTGGATGAGGCCGTGACGGAGCAGGACGATTTCCGCCAGCGCCTGGAGCAGGAGCTCCAGCAGGAACTGCAGCAGGAGTTCCGCCAGGAGGTGCCGGCCCAGCGGGACGATCAGGACCTGGAAGACTGA
- a CDS encoding oxygen-independent coproporphyrinogen III oxidase-like protein: MNVTRVPLTRIAAPASFRFEATPPLTLYVHIPWCARKCPYCDFNSHESAAALPEQAYLTALMADLEQELPDIWGRRVESIFIGGGTPSLFAPASIDRLLSDVRARLSLLSDAEITLEANPGTVDPGRLREFRAAGVNRLSLGAQSFDNALLARIGRIHGRTEILSAAEGIAAAGFDNWNLDLMYGLPGQSPAQALADVRQAMALGPTHLSHYQLTLEPNTAFYHSPPTLPDDDTAWEMQRQCQAELAAQGYVQYETSAYAREGRRCRHNLNYWRFGDYLGIGAGAHGKLTHAPTQTIRRSAKVKHPRAYLDAAMGAARVGTRQELDPAQTGLEFMMNALRLNEGFPVELFQAHAGLPLAIVEGPLARAEQLGLIERDAYTIRPSERGRRYLNELLTLFVPDEG; the protein is encoded by the coding sequence ATGAACGTCACCCGCGTGCCGCTGACCCGCATCGCGGCGCCGGCGTCGTTCCGCTTCGAGGCCACGCCGCCGCTCACCCTGTACGTGCACATCCCCTGGTGCGCGCGCAAATGCCCCTATTGCGATTTCAATTCGCACGAGAGCGCGGCGGCACTGCCGGAACAGGCCTATCTCACAGCGCTGATGGCCGACCTCGAGCAGGAGCTGCCCGACATCTGGGGCCGCCGCGTCGAGAGCATCTTCATCGGCGGCGGCACGCCCAGCCTGTTCGCGCCGGCGTCCATCGACCGTCTGCTGTCCGATGTCCGCGCGCGGCTGTCGCTGCTGTCCGACGCCGAGATCACGCTGGAGGCCAATCCCGGCACCGTCGATCCCGGCCGCCTGCGCGAGTTCCGCGCCGCCGGCGTCAACCGCCTCTCGCTCGGCGCGCAGAGCTTCGATAACGCCCTGCTCGCGCGCATCGGCCGCATCCACGGCCGAACGGAGATCCTCAGCGCCGCCGAGGGCATCGCCGCGGCCGGCTTCGACAACTGGAACCTCGACCTGATGTACGGCCTGCCCGGCCAGTCCCCGGCGCAGGCGCTGGCCGACGTGCGCCAGGCGATGGCGCTCGGCCCGACACATCTCTCGCACTATCAGCTGACGCTGGAACCGAATACCGCCTTCTACCACTCGCCGCCGACCCTGCCCGACGACGACACCGCGTGGGAAATGCAGCGGCAATGCCAGGCCGAGCTCGCCGCGCAGGGCTACGTGCAGTACGAAACCTCCGCTTACGCACGCGAGGGCCGGCGCTGCCGGCACAATCTGAACTATTGGCGCTTCGGCGACTACCTCGGCATCGGCGCCGGGGCCCACGGCAAGCTGACCCATGCGCCGACGCAGACGATCCGGCGCAGCGCCAAGGTGAAACACCCGCGCGCCTATCTCGACGCCGCGATGGGTGCGGCGCGTGTGGGTACCCGGCAGGAGCTCGACCCCGCCCAGACCGGACTCGAATTCATGATGAACGCATTGCGCCTCAACGAGGGCTTTCCGGTCGAATTGTTCCAGGCCCATGCCGGCCTGCCGCTCGCGATCGTCGAAGGTCCGCTCGCGCGCGCGGAACAACTCGGCCTGATCGAGCGCGACGCGTACACGATCCGCCCCAGCGAACGCGGCCGCCGTTACCTGAACGAGCTGCTGACGCTGTTCGTGCCGGACGAGGGATGA
- a CDS encoding YicC family protein, with protein MIRSMTAFARQERKTPWGVLCWELRSLNHRYLEVSLRFPEEFRALETRVREAIGARLRRGKIEGTLRYQPVAATHTEFSLNEELLRRLLEVNSRIEGMMENPARTRSIDLLKWPNVLQVEEHDIGQLQAEAVSLLDTTLGEMVETRQREGGMIKGLILQRCQEIRQQVELVRGQLPVILDAQRKKLRGRLEELEIKFDTARLEQELVYLAQKMDVQEELDRLLVHLEEVERVLDQDEAIGRRLDFLMQEFNREANTLGSKSVDAATTRASVEMKVVIEQMREQIQNIE; from the coding sequence ATGATCCGCAGTATGACCGCTTTTGCCCGCCAGGAACGCAAGACCCCGTGGGGTGTGCTGTGCTGGGAGCTGCGTTCGCTCAATCACCGCTACCTCGAGGTCAGCCTGCGTTTTCCGGAGGAATTCCGCGCGCTGGAGACCCGCGTGCGCGAGGCGATCGGCGCCCGGCTCCGCCGCGGCAAGATCGAGGGCACGCTGCGCTACCAGCCGGTGGCGGCGACGCACACCGAGTTCTCGCTCAACGAGGAGCTGCTGCGGCGCCTGCTCGAGGTCAACAGCCGCATCGAGGGCATGATGGAAAACCCGGCGCGCACACGCTCCATCGATCTGCTCAAGTGGCCCAATGTGCTGCAGGTGGAGGAGCATGATATCGGCCAGCTGCAGGCCGAGGCGGTGAGCCTGCTCGACACGACACTGGGCGAGATGGTCGAGACGCGCCAGCGCGAGGGCGGCATGATCAAGGGACTGATCCTCCAGCGCTGCCAGGAGATCCGGCAGCAGGTTGAGCTGGTGCGCGGACAATTGCCGGTGATCCTCGACGCGCAGCGCAAGAAGCTCAGGGGACGGCTGGAAGAGCTGGAGATCAAGTTCGACACGGCCCGGCTGGAGCAGGAACTGGTCTATCTCGCGCAGAAGATGGATGTGCAGGAGGAGCTCGACCGGCTGCTCGTTCACCTCGAGGAGGTGGAGCGGGTGCTGGATCAGGACGAGGCGATCGGCCGGCGCCTGGATTTCCTGATGCAGGAGTTCAACCGCGAGGCGAACACGCTGGGCTCGAAATCCGTCGATGCCGCGACCACGCGCGCGTCGGTCGAGATGAAGGTCGTCATCGAGCAGATGCGCGAGCAGATCCAGAACATCGAATAA
- the rdgB gene encoding RdgB/HAM1 family non-canonical purine NTP pyrophosphatase encodes MSRVVLASSNRGKLGEFSALLAGTGLSVVAQGELGIPEAEETGLSFVENAILKARNAAQLSGLPALADDSGLEVDALNGAPGIYSSRYAGPGASDGDNVARLLRALAEVPVERRGARFQCLIVYLRHALDPTPLICQGTWEGRVLFEPRGTNGFGYDPVFYVPSHDCASAELPPEIKNRLSHRGQAMARLLAALHAAPAR; translated from the coding sequence ATGTCGCGTGTCGTACTGGCCAGCAGCAACCGCGGCAAGCTGGGCGAATTCTCCGCCCTGCTCGCCGGCACCGGCCTCAGCGTGGTCGCGCAGGGCGAACTCGGCATCCCCGAGGCCGAGGAGACCGGCCTGAGCTTCGTCGAGAACGCGATCCTGAAGGCGCGCAACGCGGCGCAGCTCTCCGGCCTGCCCGCGCTCGCCGACGATTCGGGCCTGGAGGTCGACGCCCTGAACGGCGCCCCCGGCATCTATTCCTCGCGCTACGCCGGACCGGGCGCGAGCGACGGCGACAACGTGGCCAGGCTGCTGCGCGCGCTCGCCGAGGTGCCCGTGGAGCGCCGCGGTGCGCGCTTCCAGTGTCTGATCGTCTACTTGCGCCATGCGCTCGATCCAACGCCGCTGATCTGCCAGGGTACCTGGGAGGGCCGTGTCCTGTTCGAGCCGCGCGGCACGAACGGTTTCGGCTACGACCCGGTGTTCTACGTGCCGAGCCACGACTGCGCCTCGGCCGAGCTGCCGCCGGAGATCAAGAACCGTCTGAGCCATCGCGGCCAGGCGATGGCACGCCTGCTCGCGGCCCTGCACGCGGCACCGGCGCGATGA
- the rph gene encoding ribonuclease PH translates to MRPSGRAPDQLRPIKLTRAYTKHAEGSVLVEFGDTRVLCTASIDTKVPPFLKGTGQGWITAEYGMLPRSTGQRMQREAARGRQGGRTQEIQRLIGRSLRAAVDLKALGERTITLDCDVIQADGGTRTASITGGYVAMADAITHLKKQGLIKNNPLHGFIASVSVGIYRGIPVLDLDYAEDSEAETDMNVVMNEAEAFVEVQGTAEGHAFRMDEMLAMIELARKGIGRLIDRQQEALAH, encoded by the coding sequence ATGCGCCCGAGCGGCAGAGCCCCCGACCAACTGCGCCCCATCAAGCTGACCCGCGCCTACACCAAGCATGCCGAGGGTTCCGTCCTGGTGGAGTTCGGCGACACCCGCGTGCTGTGCACCGCCAGCATCGACACCAAGGTCCCGCCCTTCCTCAAGGGCACCGGGCAGGGCTGGATCACGGCGGAATACGGCATGCTGCCCCGCTCCACCGGACAACGCATGCAGCGCGAGGCCGCGCGCGGGCGCCAGGGTGGGCGCACCCAGGAGATCCAGCGCCTGATCGGCCGCTCGCTGCGCGCCGCGGTCGATCTCAAGGCGCTGGGCGAGCGCACCATCACGCTGGACTGCGACGTCATCCAGGCCGACGGCGGCACCCGCACCGCGTCCATCACCGGCGGCTACGTCGCCATGGCCGATGCCATCACCCATCTGAAAAAGCAGGGGCTCATCAAGAACAATCCGCTGCACGGCTTCATCGCCTCGGTATCGGTCGGGATCTATCGCGGCATCCCGGTGCTCGATCTCGATTACGCCGAGGACTCCGAGGCCGAGACCGACATGAACGTGGTCATGAACGAGGCGGAGGCCTTCGTCGAGGTCCAGGGCACCGCCGAGGGCCATGCCTTCCGCATGGACGAGATGCTGGCGATGATCGAACTGGCGCGCAAGGGCATCGGCCGCCTGATCGACAGGCAGCAGGAGGCGCTCGCGCACTGA
- a CDS encoding CPXCG motif-containing cysteine-rich protein: protein MSEYLEPRDVACPYCGETFTIVVDRSAGSQRYIEDCAVCCRPVLFDIGIDAEGDIMDVTARREDE from the coding sequence ATGAGCGAATACCTGGAACCGCGCGACGTCGCCTGCCCCTACTGCGGCGAGACCTTCACTATCGTCGTCGACCGCAGCGCCGGCAGCCAGCGCTACATCGAGGACTGCGCGGTCTGCTGCCGCCCGGTGCTGTTCGACATCGGAATCGACGCCGAAGGCGACATCATGGACGTGACGGCGCGGCGCGAGGACGAATAG